The following nucleotide sequence is from Pseudomonadota bacterium.
CGCCCTGCTGGTCCCGAGCTCCTGGATCACGGCCAACGCCTTCGATCTGCTGGACGCGCATATGCTGCTCGGCTACATCACCCTCGGTCTGGTGGCGTTCCGCGTGCTTTGGGGGGTCGTGGGGTCGCGCCATGCGCGCTTCGCGAGCTTCCTGAAGGGGCCGGCGCACGTCCTGCGCTACGCCAGGACCCTGGCCCAGCGAGACAGCGCGCCGAGCCCTGGCCACAACCCCCTCGGCGCCATGGCCATCCTGCTCATGCTGGGCATGTTGGCAGTGCAAGCCACCACGGGGTTGTTCGCGAGCGACGAACTCGCCTACT
It contains:
- a CDS encoding cytochrome b/b6 domain-containing protein, producing MPEATQENTPSRPGPVKIWDWPTRAVHWAFALLVPSSWITANAFDLLDAHMLLGYITLGLVAFRVLWGVVGSRHARFASFLKGPAHVLRYARTLAQRDSAPSPGHNPLGAMAILLMLGMLAVQATTGLFASDELAYFGPWNGAIPTAWAERLTTVHKINGQLIPWVIGLHLLAISWYAARKRQNLIGPMITGRKA